TACGGTCGACTCGTCGGTGACGTGCGAGGAGACTTCCACACCTCCGACGAATTCCATGCCTCGTACCTGGTTTCGCAGGCAGTGAACGAGCTGTGTCCCGAAATGATCTGGCAGCTGCGGAACTCCGCAGCCGGTTATCGATCTGGTGAGGTGTGATGAGCCCGGTTCCCCGACCATCAGCCATCTTGATTGCGTGCGGAGCGCTCGCCGTCGGCGCAATGTCGTATGCACCGGATGCCGCGGCGGACAACCGCAGGCTCAACAGCAGTGTGGTGTCCAATGTGTACACGGTCCAGCGTCAAGCCGGGTGCACCGACAACATCACGGTGGATCCGCGTCTGCTGGAGGCTGCCCGCCGGCATACCCTCGACGTCCTCAACAACCGTTCCCTCGACGGTGACATCGGGTCGGACGGATCGACGCCTCAGGTTCGGGCGATCAATGCGGGTTTCCGCGGACGAGTCGCCGAGACCGTGGCGATCAACCGGGCATTGGCCATCAACAATCTCGACGTCATCAACCAGTGGTATCACCGGCCTGACTATCTGGCGATCATGCAGGATTGCGGCTTCACCCGCATGGGGGTGTGGTCGGAGAACAGCCTGGACCGCTCCGTACTGGTCGCCGTGTACGGAAGCCCAGAGGTGTGAATGCGTCGTCCCCGGGATCAGGGGCGCCGGTCCCGAAGAGATGGTAGTGACCGAACCCGGCGTGGTTCTCGAACCGGTACAGCACCGGCAGGCCGAGAATCTCGGCGTCGAACCGCTGCACCTCTGCGAGCCGGTCGGTGGGGCGGGCGACGCGCACCTGCGCCACGCGCAGATCGGCAGGCCACCCCCCGCCCGGGGCCGTGTCGGTAAGCGTCATCGCCATGTCTTCTCCATCCCGTGATCGTCGAGGCCACGGTAGAAGCTCAACGGCGGTTGAGGTCAAGGCGACCCGAATGCTCAGTCCTCGGCGTTCTCGACCGCCTCGAGTACCTGCGGGGTGACCGGATCGAGGACGTCGTCGAAATCGTGATGGCGTGACACGTACTTCGCGACGTAGGGGCACACCGCCACGACGCGCTTGCCTGCGGCCCTGGCATCACCGAGTCCGGCCGAGACGAGCTCACCCGCGAGACCCCGGCCACTGAACCTGTCGTCGACCTCGGTGTGGTGGAAGACCCGCTGATCTCCGATGTCGACATAGAGCAGCTTGCCTGCGGGTTCACCGTCGACGGTGAGTTCGTAGTGGTGGGCATCGGGGACATCGTGGATTTCGGCCATGTTCTCACTATGCCTGGGATGACGACCCGTCACCGGGTCGATCAAGCCGCCGTTTCGGGCGGCTCGAGCCTGGCAATGTTGTTGCGGTGGGCCGACGAGGGAACGCATGACGACCGCGACACCGGCGATGGGCGCCACATCGACGTGGGCACCGCTGGCGTCGCCCATCTACCGCGCCCTGTGGATCGCCCGGTTCGTGTCGAACCTGGGCACCTGGATGCAGACCGTGGGAGCGCAGTGGATGCTCGTCAGCGCCGCGCTGATGGGGGGCGCCCTGTCGGCGATCTGGTGGCCCCTGCACGCGCGCACCGGGAACCTCGACGTGACACTGTCGGCGCACTGGCCGGAACCGGCCCTGGATCTTCGAACCCGAACCCGTGGACGGTCCGGTGGTGATCCTGGTGTCCTACTGCGTCGAGCCCGCACAGGAGACCGGGTTCTTCGACGCGATGGTCGCCCTCGGTCGGTCCCGGCAGCGCACCGGGGCCTCGCAGTGGCAGCTGTTCCGCAGCGGCGAGAAGGCGGGCACGTTCGTCGAGGCCTTCGTCGTCCGGTCGTGGGACGAGCATCCGCGTCAGCACCACACCCGTCTGACCGGCCACGATCTGCTCGTGGAGCAGAACGTCAGACGGTTCACGACGAGTGAACCGACCTCACAGCACCTCGTCGCGGTCAAAAGGAACTAATGTGAGCTGTGTCACCTCGGTACCGTCGGGAGGTCGTCGATGACGCGGACACATTTCGATTCGATCAGGGCAGGGGGCCTCAACTGGAACAGCCTGCCCCTGAAACTCTTCGCGGGCGGCAACGCGAAGTTCTGGGACCCGGCCGACATCGACTTCTCCCGCGACCGGGCCGACTGGGAGGCGCTGACCGAGCGGGAACGCGAATACGCGACGCGGCTGTGCGCGGAGTTCATCGCCGGCGAGGAGGCCGTCACCAAGGACATCCAGCCGTTCATGGCGGCGATGCGCGCCGAGGGACGGCTCGGCGACGAGATGTATCTGACGCAGTTCGCGTTCGAGGAGGCCAAGCACACCCAGGTGTTCCGCCTGTGGCTGGACGCCGTCGGGGTCACCGGCGATCTGCACACCTACATCCAGGAGGTGCCCGCCTACGTCCAGATCTTCTGCGAAGAGTTGCCCGCCGCGCTCGAAGCGCTCACCGACGATCCGTCACCGGCCGCGCAGGTGCGCGCCTCGGTGGTGTACAACCACGTGGTCGAGGGCATGTTGGCGTTGACGGGATACTATGCGTGGCATCGTATTTGCGTCGACCGGGGCATCCTTCCCGGCATGCAGGAACTGGTGCGGCGCATCGGTGACGACGAGCGCAGGCACATGGCATGGGGCACGTTCACGTGCCGTCGCCACGTCGCGGCCGACGACGCCAACTGGACGGTGTTCGAGGCCCGCATGAACGAACTCATCCCGGTCGCACTGCGACTGACGCAGGAGGGGTTCGCGCTGTACGGCGACGACATCCCGTTCGGCCTTGAGGAGTCCGAGTTCCTGCAGTACTCCAGCGATCGCGGGATGCGCCGGTTCGGGACGATCAGCAGTGCGCGTGGGCGCCCACTGGCCGAGATCGACGTCGACTACACACCGTTGCAATTGGAGGACACCTTCGCCGACGAGGACGAGCAGGCGCTGACGGCGGTCAAACAGGCCGCGGCCGCCGCGCACTGACGACCTCGACGGCACCGGTTTCACGCTCGCTGTGGTGTCGGCGAACCCCTCCGTCGCCGACACCACAGCCCCCGTACACGCCGTGCGCGTCTGGGTTTGCCGACAGCTCGCCGAATTTGCTGCACCAATGACGGACCACCGTGGAACCCGGTTGCGCGCCCATCGCAGACCGACGTCTGTTCTCCCTCGGTCAGCAAACCTCAATGCCGCCGAAACAGCGCGTACAAGTACCGTAGGTACTGCACCTGCCTGCTGTCAACCAGTTGAGTTGGCAAGTACGGCTAACCGGTTTGAGCAGATGTCTCGGTGCGCCGAGGCTTAGCTGACTCGCCGCCGCCGGGTGGACCGGTTCGATTCACCAGCCGCACCGCGGATGCCGCCAGCAACGCCACCGAGAGCAGCGCAAGGAATTGCACACCCGCGGTGTGGCCGATGTAGCCGTCCACCGATCGCCACGGGTACTGGCTCAGCACCGAACCCGCGAGCAAAAGCCCGCCCGCGGCCCCGGCCACCGCGAGGTTATCCCAGATTTTCTCGCCGCGAGGTCCGCGGCGGCGCAACAGCATTCGAACACCGATCGCGGCGCCGACGACGAGCAGTCCAATGAACCCCGAGATCGCCGTTGCCGCCGCCATCGCGGCTGCGCCGGTCACCACCGGCCCGGGGTTCCACGGGCGCGCAGGTGCGGTGGTCGGCACCGGCCTGCGTGCGCCGAACAGCGCCAGCAGCGCCAACAGGGGTAGCAGCGCCAACCCGCCGATCAGGCCGGCGCGGTACGGGGCGTTGGAGGCGAAGGACAACGTCACCGTGCCCTCGGTGCCTGCCGGGATCACCCAGCCCTGCTGCCATCCGTTGACCGTCACCGGTTTCAGTTCGGTGCCTGCGGCGTCGTGTGCGGACCAGCCCCGGTTGATGCTTTCCGGCACCACCAGGATGCGCTGCTGTGCAGCGGCGTTCACCTGAACCTCGCGGCGGTCAGCGGTCCAGGTGCCGGTGTCGACGGAAGTCGTTGGGGCCGTGTGGATCTCATCGGCGTCCGGGGTCGCCAGCTCGACCCCGTCGACGATGAACGCGGCGCCGGGGCTGACCACCAGCTCCTGCTGCCCGGCGGGGAGTCTGACCGGTTCGGGTCGGCACGGCCGCGCCGGGACCGGGTCACCGTCGAGCAACGCCCCGACGGTGGTCCGCACCGACGTCTGGATGAACTCGCCGGCCACCGCGATGATCGGGCCCTGCCCGCACGGAAGTGTCACCGCACGCGAACGGTTCTTCGCCGCATCGGCGGCACCGATCGGGGCGCCACGGCCGTCGAGCACCGTGAGCTCGGCGAGCCCCGGCGGTTTGAGCTGGTCGAAGCCCAGCGAGGTGCGGTCGATGATGTCGTTCCACGCCAGCAGCGACACCGTCACGGTATCGGTGACGCGGGGTTTGAGCGTCACGGTCCGGGGTTCACCATCGCCGGACAGGCGGTGCATCTGCGGGCCGTCGCCGAGATCGATCGCGACCAACGTGGGATGGGCGGGCGGTTCGGTGTCGCCCGGCACGATCCGCAGGCCCGCGACCTCGGTGGGCCGGGGCAGTTTGAGCGTGAGAGTGGTCGGTGTCTGGAACTGCACGACCCGCTGCGGCGCGGTCCAGGAGGTCCGCGGATCACCGTCGGTCGCGGCATACGCCGA
This region of Mycolicibacterium goodii genomic DNA includes:
- a CDS encoding CAP domain-containing protein; translated protein: MSYAPDAAADNRRLNSSVVSNVYTVQRQAGCTDNITVDPRLLEAARRHTLDVLNNRSLDGDIGSDGSTPQVRAINAGFRGRVAETVAINRALAINNLDVINQWYHRPDYLAIMQDCGFTRMGVWSENSLDRSVLVAVYGSPEV
- a CDS encoding GNAT family N-acetyltransferase, which gives rise to MAEIHDVPDAHHYELTVDGEPAGKLLYVDIGDQRVFHHTEVDDRFSGRGLAGELVSAGLGDARAAGKRVVAVCPYVAKYVSRHHDFDDVLDPVTPQVLEAVENAED
- a CDS encoding R2-like ligand-binding oxidase → MTRTHFDSIRAGGLNWNSLPLKLFAGGNAKFWDPADIDFSRDRADWEALTEREREYATRLCAEFIAGEEAVTKDIQPFMAAMRAEGRLGDEMYLTQFAFEEAKHTQVFRLWLDAVGVTGDLHTYIQEVPAYVQIFCEELPAALEALTDDPSPAAQVRASVVYNHVVEGMLALTGYYAWHRICVDRGILPGMQELVRRIGDDERRHMAWGTFTCRRHVAADDANWTVFEARMNELIPVALRLTQEGFALYGDDIPFGLEESEFLQYSSDRGMRRFGTISSARGRPLAEIDVDYTPLQLEDTFADEDEQALTAVKQAAAAAH